A single genomic interval of Megalobrama amblycephala isolate DHTTF-2021 linkage group LG17, ASM1881202v1, whole genome shotgun sequence harbors:
- the LOC125251177 gene encoding sterile alpha motif domain-containing protein 9 isoform X2: protein MATSQQTELPLRVNDWTREQVYYWMTELIKVDKKYADKLYEEEVSGEELVCYELRHLQELGIKHGPAVKIITTLEKLKMKEQEARLDTTMENKDRVSTLQTKISKNTKESKRKPKTEFKMTNSMETITEFGKDSMDNIFQSGNPKEDSQPSDPSSASPSQNRDVPLSGTSVCTSSKETEPTESTDPKTSDINAYEVAEKDKQMRKYASLQHSCSLYPFDQNSASHRYIKNYTLPPETGPGNLIDPVHEYKFMGRTDDMNVIKKKFNKEVFRFAAGCMNSRTNGTIHFGVADSKDSQYAHAEIIGVSVDKKDTIIDHFNQGIKPYFEEHTDEAKACIRQPRFVEVLCSDSTLSGKYVIEVDVVPSHSIVQGKLFKIQTLDEDNQWKKSKGKSLFIRDGAATRDIYKISNPKDLHDELTRINEQINVLDDRRKEAEKRQESKGMSNQGEKLKNLLTCGGSRLDHYDYFIIVANKSHPEQLQHLQFMTTLKLFCVLDFDPNSVVNGSCHRYRDVRIANLHKPSQFHGDPGTIVKNLNLYKQTSWVFCNGRKDLNTETDGPLRPSEWLKHRAGEVQDMISFICNPDTLPRGRFLVIFLLLSTVEAMNDPIFDTFMSFYKNLVGSENTLSICTSDASFQKWRDYIQTRCEQDISQQSIYDLELSEINGTILKLGQNKQNAQRLLPSAEGSSVILQNKDEDLMMSLDILCENECENEFDESSAEFEEFKIKTESEFYRGGKVKWWNFYFSEQPAAKPFIKREKHSKLEHSIRSQIKDPKSTCVMLNLFHHPGCGGTTMAMHVMWNLRKEFRCAVLKDNIVSKEEVAQHVAHLIVCGKSEHSLKTPVLLLVEDSEETENTLELQHSLRQFTREMGAFVIILNCIRTKTPKDRHKKSVVQSEFITAELSDKEKLAFEMKLKELQEIKSFTTENFYSFMIMKTNFDPVYVENVATNILKDFRVESKQARLFCILALLNSYVAEPAVSRSLCEDFLGIKWAFWGRESVLDKMEPYSCLLIEFGAKEYGGFKAIRFVHQLLATECVKQLEENHNCSRADIVFDMLHCDAFFKTFAVKDVFVQSMKSMLITRQRKTCGDEKDTLFSPLIEDINSGEGGLNKTQEIFIAASERFEKDFTIPQALSRHLYLKERKFAEAKMWADSAKAIKENSYTVDTVGQVAKSELKHKLECKKQEKKPCTAEDMMEYLELASTATKAFRRAQSLAKTDDAQENEQELYRKLSPYNISGYMGEIDTAMTVFDIIRKLPLFENGDPMKDHYILQGYESFLTSLKSQVKEAFDFLEIYFTYLKEKGSDDMKDAKIRKWISEHYQHYISLFCSSVEDKQKEQKQKPTLSLNMEIEECRMFLEENRADTFPGLLQFLEHNKDTVQKIAEKYSFIYKNSPIKSTKDKTNHLLAHIILKLIWPKSKLSKSLEDLNELLKDILQDVGTQHPYPEPFYLAILLLWPGRNVNSTGIKMYVDKIRSSARKNLSHMYRTRTTIAHFFLGKSDGIQRLVTKVSLDRSEIIGSVKNRNMLWQTGEIFREIPINSKLLRVSGTIEQGEVFTEHGHLKIPVRPAFLGGVRSGFSTEKVSFYIGFAMDGPLAYDIQYKDDT, encoded by the exons atggCAACAAGCCAACAGACAGAACTTCCTCTTCGAGTCAATGACTGGACGAGAGAGCAAGTTTATTACTGGATGACTGAGCTGATTAAAGTGGATAAAAAATATGCAGACAAACTGTATGAGGAAGAAGTATCAGGGGAAGAACTAGTCTGTTACGAGCTCAGACATCTGCAGGAGCTTGGTATTAAGCATGGACCAGCTGTTAAGATTATCACCACCTTAGAGAAGTTAAAAATGAAAGAACAAGAGGCCAGGCTAGACACAACCATGGAAAACAAAGACAGAGTTTCAACACTCCaaactaaaatatctaaaaatactAAGGAATCCAAGAGAAAaccaaaaactgaatttaaaatgaCTAATTCCATGGAAACAATAACAGAGTTTGGAAAAGATTCAATGGATAACATCTTTCAAAGTGGCAATCCAAAAGAAGACTCACAACCAAGTGACCCCTCAAGCGCTTCCCCTTCACAAAATAGAGATGTTCCACTTTCAGGAACATCTGTCTGTACATCTTCCAAAGAAACTGAACCAACAGAGTCAACTGACCCTAAAACATCAGACATTAATGCTTATGAAGTTGCTGAAAAGGATAAGCAGATGAGGAAGTATGCATCCTTGCAACACTCTTGTAGTCTCTATCCATTTGATCAGAACTCTGCTTCTCACCGATACATTAAAAACTACACTTTACCACCAGAGACGGGACCAGGTAATCTGATCGATCCAGTTCATGAGTACAAGTTTATGGGCAGAACAGATGATATGAATGTGATAAAGAAGAAGTTCAATAAAGAGGTGTTCCGGTTTGCTGCTGGGTGTATGAACAGTCGCACAAATGGAACCATCCACTTTGGTGTAGCAGACTCCAAAGACTCTCAATACGCTCATGCTGAGATTATTGGGGTCAGTGTTGACAAGAAGGACACTATCATTGATCATTTTAATCAGGGCATTAAACCATACTTTGAAGAACACACAGATGAAGCAAAGGCATGCATCAGGCAGCCACGCTTTGTAGAAGTGCTCTGCTCTGACAGCACCCTGTCTGGCAAGTATGTCATAGAGGTGGATGTTGTTCCATCCCACAGCATAGTTCAAGGTAAGCTGTTTAAAATCCAGACTCTGGATGAGGACAATCAATGGAAAAAGAGCAAGGGAAAATCACTCTTTATCAGAGATGGAGCTGCAACCCGAGATATCTATAAAATTAGTAATCCAAAAGACTTGCATGATGAACTGACTCGAATAAATGAGCAAATAAATGTTCTGGATGACAGGAGGAAGGAGGCAGAAAAGAGGCAGGAGAGCAAAGGCATGTCAAACCAGGGGGAAAAGCTGAAGAATCTACTGACATGTGGAGGAAGCAGACTGGATCATTATGATTACTTCATCATTGTAGCAAACAAAAGCCATCCTGAACAACTCCAGCATCTTCAGTTCATGACAACATTGAAACTGTTCTGTGTGTTGGACTTTGATCCAAACTCTGTAGTAAATGGTTCCTGCCACAGATACAGAGATGTTCGAATTGCAAATCTTCACAAACCAAGCCAGTTCCATGGGGACCCAGGAACAATTGTGAAAAATCTCAATTTGTACAAACAAACAAGTTGGGTATTTTGCAATGGCAGAAAAGACCTGAACACGGAAACTGATGGACCACTCCGACCAAGTGAATGGTTAAAGCATAGAGCAGGAGAAGTACAGGACATGATCTCGTTCATCTGCAACCCAGACACTCTTCCAAGAGGACGATTCTTAGTCATATTTCTCCTACTCTCCACTGTTGAGGCCATGAATGATCCAATCTTTGAtactttcatgtcattttataaAAACCTTGTGGGTTCAGAAAACACATTAAGTATTTGCACTTCAGATGCTTCCTTTCAAAAATGGAGGGATTACATTCAAACTAGATGTGAACAAGACATCAGTCAGCAGAGTATATATGACTTAGAGCTCAGTGAAATCAATGGGACAATACTGAAACTGGGACAGAACAAGCAAAATGCTCAGAGACTTCTTCCATCTGCTGAAGGAAGTTCAGTGATTCTCCAAAATAAAGATGAGGACCTGATGATGTCACTCGATATCCTGTGTGAAaatgaatgtgaaaatgaatttgATGAGAGCTCTGCAGAATTTGAAGAGttcaaaattaaaactgaatctGAGTTCTATAGAGGAGGCAAAGTGAAATGGTGGAACTTCTATTTCTCAGAGCAACCTGCAGCAAAGCCATTCATAAAACGagaaaaacactcaaaactagAGCACAGTATCAGATCTCAGATCAAAGATCCCAAAAGTACTTGTGTCATGCTGAATCTGTTTCATCACCCAGGGTGTGGCGGCACCACCATGGCCATGCATGTGATGTGGAATCTGCGAAAAGAATTCAGATGTGCAGTGTTAAAAGACAACATTGTTTCAAAGGAAGAAGTAGCCCAACATGTTGCTCATCTGATAGTGTGTGGAAAAAGTGAGCATTCATTAAAAACTCCAGTACTGCTACTAGTGGAAGACTCAGAAGAAACAGAAAACACACTAGAACTCCAGCATTCCTTAAGACAATTCACAAGAGAAATGGGGGCATTCGTCATCATCTTAAACTGCATACGTACAAAAACTCCAAAAGACAGACATAAGAAAAGTGTTGTTCAGAGTGAGTTCATTACAGCAGAACTATCTGACAAGGAAAAACTTGCTTTTGAAATGAAGCTTAAAGAACTTCAAGAAATTAAGTCTTTCACAACTGAAAACTTCTACAGTTTTATGATCATGAAAACTAATTTCGACCCAGTATATGTTGAAAATGTTGCAACTAACATACTAAAAGATTTCAGAGTTGAAAGCAAACAAGCACGGCTCTTCTGCATACTGGCTTTGCTGAATTCATATGTGGCTGAACCAGCCGTCTCAAGATCCTTATGTGAAGATTTTCTTGGCATTAAATGGGCATTTTGGGGAAGAGAATCCGTGTTGGACAAAATGGAGCCTTATTCCTGTTTGCTGATTGAATTTGGGGCAAAAGAATATGGGGGATTCAAAGCAATTCGCTTTGTTCATCAGCTTCTTGCCACAGAATGTGTCAAACAACTAGAGGAGAACCATAACTGCTCCAGAGCGGACATAGTCTTTGACATGTTGCATTGCGATGcctttttcaaaacttttgcagtgaaagatgtttttgttcaatcaatgaaaagcatGCTGATCACTCGTCAACGCAAGACATGTGGTGATGAGAAAGACACTCTGTTTTCACCACTGATAGAAGACATAAACTCAGGAGAAGGTGGTCTAAATAAAACACAAGAGATTTTTATTGCAGCTTCGGAAAGGTTTGAAAAAGACTTTACAATTCCTCAAGCTCTATCAAGACACTTGTACCTGAAAGAGAGGAAATTTGCTGAAGCTAAAATGTGGGCAGACAGTGCGAAAGCCATCAAAGAAAATTCCTACACCGTAGATACAGTTGGACAAGTTGCAAAAAGTGAATTAAAACACAAACTTGAGTGTAAAAAGCAAGAAAAGAAACCATGCACAGCTGAGGACATGATGGAATATCTTGAGTTAGCAAGCACAGCAACCAAAGCTTTCAGAAGAGCTCAAAGCCTGGCAAAGACAGATGATGCCCAAGAAAATGAACAGGAACTTTACAGAAAGTTAAGCCCATATAATATATCTGGCTACATGGGTGAAATTGACACAGCCATGACTGTTTTTGACATCATCAGAAAACTGCCATTGTTTGAGAATGGTGATCCAATGAAAGATCATTACA TTCTTCAGGGCTATGAATCTTTCCTTACATCTTTAAAATCACAGGTGAAGGAGGCATTTGACTTCCTGGAAATTTACTTCACTTACTTGAAAGAAAAAGGATCTGATGACATGAAAGATGCAAAGATTCGCAAGTGGATCTCAGAACACTATCAACATTACATCTCATTATTTTGCAGCTCTGTAGAGGACAAACAAAAAGAGCAAAAGCAGAAACCAACACTGAGTTTGAACATGGAGATTGAAGAGTGCCGAATGTTCCTGGAGGAAAACAGGGCAGATACGTTCCCAGGCCTTCTCCAATTTTTGGAGCACAATAAGGATACAGTACAAAAGATTGCTGAAAAATACTCATTCATATATAAGAATTCTCCCATCAAAAGTACCAAGGACAAAACAAACCATCTGCTTGCACATATAATACTGAAGTTGATTTGGCCGAAATCAAAGTTATCAAAATCACTTGAGGACCTAAATGAGCTTTTAAAAGACATTCTGCAAGATGTTGGTACACAGCACCCATACCCAGAGCCTTTCTATCTTGCCATACTGTTGCTCTGGCCAGGCAGAAATGTCAACAGTACTGGCATTAAGATGTACGTTGATAAAATCAGAAGCTCAGCAAGAAAGAATCTCTCTCATATGTACAGAACAAGGACAACCATCGCACACTTCTTCTTGGGAAAATCTGATGGAATACAGAGGCTGGTGACGAAAGTTTCCCTTGACAGATCCGAGATCATAGGTAGTGTGAAGAATCGCAACATGCTCTGGCAAACAGGAGAAATCTTTAGGGAAATCCCAATAAACAGCAAGCTCCTCAGAGTAAGTGGAACTATTGAGCAAGGTGAGGTCTTCACAGAGCATGGACATCTCAAGATCCCTGTACGTCCTGCATTTCTGGGTGGAGTGAGAAGCGGCTTCAGCACTGAGAAAGTGTCTTTCTACATTGGCTTTGCCATGGATGGACCACTTGCTTATGACATTCAATATAAAGATGACACATAA
- the LOC125251177 gene encoding sterile alpha motif domain-containing protein 9 isoform X1 produces the protein MATSQQTELPLRVNDWTREQVYYWMTELIKVDKKYADKLYEEEVSGEELVCYELRHLQELGIKHGPAVKIITTLEKLKMKEQEARLDTTMENKDRVSTLQTKISKNTKESKRKPKTEFKMTNSMETITEFGKDSMDNIFQSGNPKEDSQPSDPSSASPSQNRDVPLSGTSVCTSSKETEPTESTDPKTSDINAYEVAEKDKQMRKYASLQHSCSLYPFDQNSASHRYIKNYTLPPETGPGNLIDPVHEYKFMGRTDDMNVIKKKFNKEVFRFAAGCMNSRTNGTIHFGVADSKDSQYAHAEIIGVSVDKKDTIIDHFNQGIKPYFEEHTDEAKACIRQPRFVEVLCSDSTLSGKYVIEVDVVPSHSIVQGKLFKIQTLDEDNQWKKSKGKSLFIRDGAATRDIYKISNPKDLHDELTRINEQINVLDDRRKEAEKRQESKGMSNQGEKLKNLLTCGGSRLDHYDYFIIVANKSHPEQLQHLQFMTTLKLFCVLDFDPNSVVNGSCHRYRDVRIANLHKPSQFHGDPGTIVKNLNLYKQTSWVFCNGRKDLNTETDGPLRPSEWLKHRAGEVQDMISFICNPDTLPRGRFLVIFLLLSTVEAMNDPIFDTFMSFYKNLVGSENTLSICTSDASFQKWRDYIQTRCEQDISQQSIYDLELSEINGTILKLGQNKQNAQRLLPSAEGSSVILQNKDEDLMMSLDILCENECENEFDESSAEFEEFKIKTESEFYRGGKVKWWNFYFSEQPAAKPFIKREKHSKLEHSIRSQIKDPKSTCVMLNLFHHPGCGGTTMAMHVMWNLRKEFRCAVLKDNIVSKEEVAQHVAHLIVCGKSEHSLKTPVLLLVEDSEETENTLELQHSLRQFTREMGAFVIILNCIRTKTPKDRHKKSVVQSEFITAELSDKEKLAFEMKLKELQEIKSFTTENFYSFMIMKTNFDPVYVENVATNILKDFRVESKQARLFCILALLNSYVAEPAVSRSLCEDFLGIKWAFWGRESVLDKMEPYSCLLIEFGAKEYGGFKAIRFVHQLLATECVKQLEENHNCSRADIVFDMLHCDAFFKTFAVKDVFVQSMKSMLITRQRKTCGDEKDTLFSPLIEDINSGEGGLNKTQEIFIAASERFEKDFTIPQALSRHLYLKERKFAEAKMWADSAKAIKENSYTVDTVGQVAKSELKHKLECKKQEKKPCTAEDMMEYLELASTATKAFRRAQSLAKTDDAQENEQELYRKLSPYNISGYMGEIDTAMTVFDIIRKLPLFENGDPMKDHYIQSFLRGNLPCVNIPVSKNKSNLEIVAVLQGYESFLTSLKSQVKEAFDFLEIYFTYLKEKGSDDMKDAKIRKWISEHYQHYISLFCSSVEDKQKEQKQKPTLSLNMEIEECRMFLEENRADTFPGLLQFLEHNKDTVQKIAEKYSFIYKNSPIKSTKDKTNHLLAHIILKLIWPKSKLSKSLEDLNELLKDILQDVGTQHPYPEPFYLAILLLWPGRNVNSTGIKMYVDKIRSSARKNLSHMYRTRTTIAHFFLGKSDGIQRLVTKVSLDRSEIIGSVKNRNMLWQTGEIFREIPINSKLLRVSGTIEQGEVFTEHGHLKIPVRPAFLGGVRSGFSTEKVSFYIGFAMDGPLAYDIQYKDDT, from the coding sequence atggCAACAAGCCAACAGACAGAACTTCCTCTTCGAGTCAATGACTGGACGAGAGAGCAAGTTTATTACTGGATGACTGAGCTGATTAAAGTGGATAAAAAATATGCAGACAAACTGTATGAGGAAGAAGTATCAGGGGAAGAACTAGTCTGTTACGAGCTCAGACATCTGCAGGAGCTTGGTATTAAGCATGGACCAGCTGTTAAGATTATCACCACCTTAGAGAAGTTAAAAATGAAAGAACAAGAGGCCAGGCTAGACACAACCATGGAAAACAAAGACAGAGTTTCAACACTCCaaactaaaatatctaaaaatactAAGGAATCCAAGAGAAAaccaaaaactgaatttaaaatgaCTAATTCCATGGAAACAATAACAGAGTTTGGAAAAGATTCAATGGATAACATCTTTCAAAGTGGCAATCCAAAAGAAGACTCACAACCAAGTGACCCCTCAAGCGCTTCCCCTTCACAAAATAGAGATGTTCCACTTTCAGGAACATCTGTCTGTACATCTTCCAAAGAAACTGAACCAACAGAGTCAACTGACCCTAAAACATCAGACATTAATGCTTATGAAGTTGCTGAAAAGGATAAGCAGATGAGGAAGTATGCATCCTTGCAACACTCTTGTAGTCTCTATCCATTTGATCAGAACTCTGCTTCTCACCGATACATTAAAAACTACACTTTACCACCAGAGACGGGACCAGGTAATCTGATCGATCCAGTTCATGAGTACAAGTTTATGGGCAGAACAGATGATATGAATGTGATAAAGAAGAAGTTCAATAAAGAGGTGTTCCGGTTTGCTGCTGGGTGTATGAACAGTCGCACAAATGGAACCATCCACTTTGGTGTAGCAGACTCCAAAGACTCTCAATACGCTCATGCTGAGATTATTGGGGTCAGTGTTGACAAGAAGGACACTATCATTGATCATTTTAATCAGGGCATTAAACCATACTTTGAAGAACACACAGATGAAGCAAAGGCATGCATCAGGCAGCCACGCTTTGTAGAAGTGCTCTGCTCTGACAGCACCCTGTCTGGCAAGTATGTCATAGAGGTGGATGTTGTTCCATCCCACAGCATAGTTCAAGGTAAGCTGTTTAAAATCCAGACTCTGGATGAGGACAATCAATGGAAAAAGAGCAAGGGAAAATCACTCTTTATCAGAGATGGAGCTGCAACCCGAGATATCTATAAAATTAGTAATCCAAAAGACTTGCATGATGAACTGACTCGAATAAATGAGCAAATAAATGTTCTGGATGACAGGAGGAAGGAGGCAGAAAAGAGGCAGGAGAGCAAAGGCATGTCAAACCAGGGGGAAAAGCTGAAGAATCTACTGACATGTGGAGGAAGCAGACTGGATCATTATGATTACTTCATCATTGTAGCAAACAAAAGCCATCCTGAACAACTCCAGCATCTTCAGTTCATGACAACATTGAAACTGTTCTGTGTGTTGGACTTTGATCCAAACTCTGTAGTAAATGGTTCCTGCCACAGATACAGAGATGTTCGAATTGCAAATCTTCACAAACCAAGCCAGTTCCATGGGGACCCAGGAACAATTGTGAAAAATCTCAATTTGTACAAACAAACAAGTTGGGTATTTTGCAATGGCAGAAAAGACCTGAACACGGAAACTGATGGACCACTCCGACCAAGTGAATGGTTAAAGCATAGAGCAGGAGAAGTACAGGACATGATCTCGTTCATCTGCAACCCAGACACTCTTCCAAGAGGACGATTCTTAGTCATATTTCTCCTACTCTCCACTGTTGAGGCCATGAATGATCCAATCTTTGAtactttcatgtcattttataaAAACCTTGTGGGTTCAGAAAACACATTAAGTATTTGCACTTCAGATGCTTCCTTTCAAAAATGGAGGGATTACATTCAAACTAGATGTGAACAAGACATCAGTCAGCAGAGTATATATGACTTAGAGCTCAGTGAAATCAATGGGACAATACTGAAACTGGGACAGAACAAGCAAAATGCTCAGAGACTTCTTCCATCTGCTGAAGGAAGTTCAGTGATTCTCCAAAATAAAGATGAGGACCTGATGATGTCACTCGATATCCTGTGTGAAaatgaatgtgaaaatgaatttgATGAGAGCTCTGCAGAATTTGAAGAGttcaaaattaaaactgaatctGAGTTCTATAGAGGAGGCAAAGTGAAATGGTGGAACTTCTATTTCTCAGAGCAACCTGCAGCAAAGCCATTCATAAAACGagaaaaacactcaaaactagAGCACAGTATCAGATCTCAGATCAAAGATCCCAAAAGTACTTGTGTCATGCTGAATCTGTTTCATCACCCAGGGTGTGGCGGCACCACCATGGCCATGCATGTGATGTGGAATCTGCGAAAAGAATTCAGATGTGCAGTGTTAAAAGACAACATTGTTTCAAAGGAAGAAGTAGCCCAACATGTTGCTCATCTGATAGTGTGTGGAAAAAGTGAGCATTCATTAAAAACTCCAGTACTGCTACTAGTGGAAGACTCAGAAGAAACAGAAAACACACTAGAACTCCAGCATTCCTTAAGACAATTCACAAGAGAAATGGGGGCATTCGTCATCATCTTAAACTGCATACGTACAAAAACTCCAAAAGACAGACATAAGAAAAGTGTTGTTCAGAGTGAGTTCATTACAGCAGAACTATCTGACAAGGAAAAACTTGCTTTTGAAATGAAGCTTAAAGAACTTCAAGAAATTAAGTCTTTCACAACTGAAAACTTCTACAGTTTTATGATCATGAAAACTAATTTCGACCCAGTATATGTTGAAAATGTTGCAACTAACATACTAAAAGATTTCAGAGTTGAAAGCAAACAAGCACGGCTCTTCTGCATACTGGCTTTGCTGAATTCATATGTGGCTGAACCAGCCGTCTCAAGATCCTTATGTGAAGATTTTCTTGGCATTAAATGGGCATTTTGGGGAAGAGAATCCGTGTTGGACAAAATGGAGCCTTATTCCTGTTTGCTGATTGAATTTGGGGCAAAAGAATATGGGGGATTCAAAGCAATTCGCTTTGTTCATCAGCTTCTTGCCACAGAATGTGTCAAACAACTAGAGGAGAACCATAACTGCTCCAGAGCGGACATAGTCTTTGACATGTTGCATTGCGATGcctttttcaaaacttttgcagtgaaagatgtttttgttcaatcaatgaaaagcatGCTGATCACTCGTCAACGCAAGACATGTGGTGATGAGAAAGACACTCTGTTTTCACCACTGATAGAAGACATAAACTCAGGAGAAGGTGGTCTAAATAAAACACAAGAGATTTTTATTGCAGCTTCGGAAAGGTTTGAAAAAGACTTTACAATTCCTCAAGCTCTATCAAGACACTTGTACCTGAAAGAGAGGAAATTTGCTGAAGCTAAAATGTGGGCAGACAGTGCGAAAGCCATCAAAGAAAATTCCTACACCGTAGATACAGTTGGACAAGTTGCAAAAAGTGAATTAAAACACAAACTTGAGTGTAAAAAGCAAGAAAAGAAACCATGCACAGCTGAGGACATGATGGAATATCTTGAGTTAGCAAGCACAGCAACCAAAGCTTTCAGAAGAGCTCAAAGCCTGGCAAAGACAGATGATGCCCAAGAAAATGAACAGGAACTTTACAGAAAGTTAAGCCCATATAATATATCTGGCTACATGGGTGAAATTGACACAGCCATGACTGTTTTTGACATCATCAGAAAACTGCCATTGTTTGAGAATGGTGATCCAATGAAAGATCATTACATTCAGAGCTTTCTCAGAGGAAATCTTCCCTGTGTAAATATCCCAGTTTCTAAAAACAAATCCAATCTTGAAATTGTTGCTGTTCTTCAGGGCTATGAATCTTTCCTTACATCTTTAAAATCACAGGTGAAGGAGGCATTTGACTTCCTGGAAATTTACTTCACTTACTTGAAAGAAAAAGGATCTGATGACATGAAAGATGCAAAGATTCGCAAGTGGATCTCAGAACACTATCAACATTACATCTCATTATTTTGCAGCTCTGTAGAGGACAAACAAAAAGAGCAAAAGCAGAAACCAACACTGAGTTTGAACATGGAGATTGAAGAGTGCCGAATGTTCCTGGAGGAAAACAGGGCAGATACGTTCCCAGGCCTTCTCCAATTTTTGGAGCACAATAAGGATACAGTACAAAAGATTGCTGAAAAATACTCATTCATATATAAGAATTCTCCCATCAAAAGTACCAAGGACAAAACAAACCATCTGCTTGCACATATAATACTGAAGTTGATTTGGCCGAAATCAAAGTTATCAAAATCACTTGAGGACCTAAATGAGCTTTTAAAAGACATTCTGCAAGATGTTGGTACACAGCACCCATACCCAGAGCCTTTCTATCTTGCCATACTGTTGCTCTGGCCAGGCAGAAATGTCAACAGTACTGGCATTAAGATGTACGTTGATAAAATCAGAAGCTCAGCAAGAAAGAATCTCTCTCATATGTACAGAACAAGGACAACCATCGCACACTTCTTCTTGGGAAAATCTGATGGAATACAGAGGCTGGTGACGAAAGTTTCCCTTGACAGATCCGAGATCATAGGTAGTGTGAAGAATCGCAACATGCTCTGGCAAACAGGAGAAATCTTTAGGGAAATCCCAATAAACAGCAAGCTCCTCAGAGTAAGTGGAACTATTGAGCAAGGTGAGGTCTTCACAGAGCATGGACATCTCAAGATCCCTGTACGTCCTGCATTTCTGGGTGGAGTGAGAAGCGGCTTCAGCACTGAGAAAGTGTCTTTCTACATTGGCTTTGCCATGGATGGACCACTTGCTTATGACATTCAATATAAAGATGACACATAA